One genomic region from Candidatus Woesearchaeota archaeon encodes:
- the pyrG gene encoding CTP synthase (glutamine hydrolyzing) produces the protein MPTKYIVVTGGVLSGLGKGIAAASIGFLLSSQKRVIPVKCEGYLNIDPGTMNPIEHGEVFVLDDGEEADMDFGHYERFLGISCKAHWNVTMGKIYQSIFEKERKGEYLGKTVQMIPHVTDQIKETWKSIAEEENADVMLIEIGGTVGDIETEMHIEAARQLKHDLGEENVCYIHLTYVPIPPGVGEQKSKPTQQSVGLLRQKGIQPDIIIGRCSEYLEEGIKKKIATFCDVSPRAVITGLDVDSIYKIPLVFYNEGLMDILNEKLQMNVRPNLREWSDLVQNIAKADDELTIAIAGKYTALEDSYASVVEAIHHACAHLKARPRILWVETTNAQELLKLEEADAIIVPGGFGTRGVEGKIDVIRFARENRIPFLGICLGLQLAVVEHARNKCELPDAHSAEMKEHATHCVVDILPEQKGITQKGGTMRLGAYEAVILKDSLVYRLYNAQKVSERHRHRYEVNPEYHQVLETRGLRFSGKSENGRLVEFLERTDHPFFVATQAHPELKSSLLKPAPLFFGLCAAALHIKKERETLARAEKTS, from the coding sequence ATGCCGACAAAATACATTGTAGTTACTGGTGGGGTTCTCTCGGGGCTAGGCAAAGGCATCGCAGCGGCATCCATTGGTTTTCTTCTCTCATCACAAAAAAGAGTAATTCCCGTTAAATGCGAGGGGTATCTTAACATTGATCCTGGAACGATGAACCCTATTGAACACGGGGAAGTGTTCGTTCTTGATGATGGTGAAGAAGCAGATATGGACTTTGGACACTATGAGCGTTTCCTTGGTATTTCTTGTAAAGCTCATTGGAATGTGACAATGGGTAAGATCTACCAAAGTATTTTCGAAAAAGAACGTAAGGGGGAGTACCTTGGAAAGACGGTGCAAATGATCCCTCACGTCACTGACCAAATCAAAGAGACGTGGAAGTCCATTGCAGAAGAAGAAAACGCAGATGTGATGCTCATAGAAATAGGGGGAACGGTGGGCGATATTGAAACCGAAATGCATATTGAAGCTGCACGCCAACTCAAACATGATTTGGGTGAAGAAAATGTGTGCTACATACACCTCACATACGTTCCTATTCCGCCAGGTGTGGGTGAGCAAAAATCAAAACCAACTCAACAATCAGTAGGTCTCCTGCGACAAAAGGGAATACAGCCTGATATCATTATCGGACGCTGCTCTGAGTATCTTGAAGAGGGTATTAAGAAAAAAATCGCTACGTTTTGTGATGTTTCTCCTCGTGCAGTAATCACAGGTCTTGACGTTGATTCTATCTATAAGATCCCTCTTGTCTTCTATAATGAAGGCTTAATGGACATCCTCAATGAAAAGCTTCAAATGAATGTTCGCCCAAATCTAAGAGAATGGTCTGATCTTGTGCAAAACATTGCAAAAGCAGATGATGAACTTACTATTGCAATCGCAGGGAAATACACAGCTCTTGAAGATAGTTATGCAAGTGTTGTTGAAGCAATTCATCATGCCTGTGCGCATCTTAAAGCAAGGCCGCGAATTTTATGGGTGGAAACCACAAACGCACAAGAATTACTCAAATTAGAAGAAGCGGATGCAATAATTGTTCCTGGAGGGTTTGGCACAAGAGGTGTTGAAGGAAAAATAGATGTTATTCGCTTTGCTCGAGAGAACAGAATACCTTTCTTAGGAATTTGTTTGGGTTTGCAACTCGCAGTGGTTGAGCATGCTCGTAATAAGTGTGAATTGCCCGATGCTCATAGCGCTGAGATGAAGGAACATGCAACGCATTGCGTAGTGGACATTCTTCCGGAGCAAAAAGGGATTACACAAAAAGGGGGTACGATGCGTTTGGGAGCGTATGAAGCAGTTATTCTTAAAGACTCTTTGGTGTATCGGCTCTACAATGCACAAAAAGTCTCTGAGCGCCACAGGCACAGGTACGAAGTTAATCCAGAGTATCATCAAGTTCTTGAAACAAGGGGTCTGCGCTTCTCAGGAAAATCGGAAAATGGCAGATTAGTGGAATTTCTTGAACGCACAGATCATCCTTTTTTCGTAGCAACACAAGCTCATCCAGAGCTTAAAAGCAGTCTGCTCAAGCCAGCGCCGTTATTTTTTGGTTTATGTGCTGCTGCATTGCACATCAAAAAAGAGCGAGAAACCCTTGCAAGAGCGGAAAAAACCTCTTAG
- a CDS encoding protein translocase subunit SecF, with amino-acid sequence MFSAHIPILLKTALSSRGTMSSRRERRMLRSRGERYVPKKEEPQPRSTPKEHKWEATYKKYYKQLMFIPFIILLVALGILYAHYAQTGEFIDKGVSLKGGITLTVQTDKVVDAKEVQADVAKILGVEVNARAMTQAGQPVGIIIDAADVSEDELVAAVKQVIGDFESYSVEEIGASLGESFFKETMIALLLAFIFMGVVVFAYFRTPIPSAGIMLAAASDMIITLAVLDIMGVKLSTAGIAALLMLIGYSVDTDILLTTRVLRHKEGTVFTRMLSAMKTGLTMTATTMAALIVGLIVTQSEVLKQILLILFIGLIVDVVVTWLQNTGILMWFMERREKA; translated from the coding sequence ATGTTCTCTGCACATATTCCAATACTTTTAAAAACGGCTTTGAGTTCACGGGGTACTATGTCATCACGAAGAGAACGGCGCATGCTCAGATCTCGGGGGGAGCGCTATGTTCCTAAAAAAGAGGAACCTCAACCACGTTCTACCCCAAAAGAACATAAGTGGGAAGCAACTTACAAAAAGTACTACAAACAACTCATGTTCATACCCTTTATTATTTTGCTCGTAGCTTTAGGCATTCTGTACGCTCATTACGCACAAACGGGTGAGTTTATTGATAAGGGCGTTAGTTTGAAAGGAGGAATTACCCTCACCGTTCAGACTGATAAAGTAGTAGACGCAAAAGAAGTGCAAGCAGATGTGGCGAAAATTCTGGGTGTTGAAGTAAACGCACGTGCCATGACGCAAGCAGGACAACCAGTGGGTATCATTATTGATGCAGCAGATGTTTCTGAAGATGAGTTAGTAGCAGCAGTTAAGCAAGTTATTGGAGACTTTGAATCGTACAGTGTTGAAGAAATCGGGGCAAGTCTCGGAGAGTCTTTTTTCAAGGAGACTATGATCGCACTTCTTCTCGCATTCATCTTTATGGGTGTTGTGGTGTTTGCATATTTTAGAACACCAATTCCAAGTGCAGGTATCATGCTTGCTGCAGCATCTGATATGATCATCACTCTTGCAGTACTTGATATTATGGGTGTAAAATTGTCCACCGCGGGAATCGCAGCACTTCTCATGCTCATTGGTTATTCTGTTGATACCGATATTCTTCTTACTACAAGGGTGCTACGCCACAAAGAAGGAACTGTTTTCACAAGGATGCTCTCAGCTATGAAAACAGGTTTGACAATGACTGCAACAACCATGGCAGCACTCATTGTTGGTCTTATAGTTACTCAGTCAGAAGTTCTCAAACAAATACTTCTCATATTATTCATCGGTCTTATCGTTGACGTTGTAGTGACGTGGCTGCAAAACACAGGTATTCTCATGTGGTTTATGGAGAGGAGGGAAAAAGCATGA